One Bombus pyrosoma isolate SC7728 linkage group LG7, ASM1482585v1, whole genome shotgun sequence genomic window carries:
- the LOC122569222 gene encoding lethal(2) giant larvae protein homolog 1 isoform X3 encodes MLKFIKGQQPTDRNCKRKKLQKDLFAFRKTVQHGFPNKPTALAWDPSLRLMIIGTASGAIKVFGRPGVEFYGQHTIESGENAVTKIVALPNEGRVVSLCDDNSLHLWEINESSVVETKSLSLEGKLKKISAMCLESSGEHLLLGTEGGNIYLLNLKTFVMPDNIIYQDVVMQNVPDDYKKNPGAVEAIAEQPGHPDNILIGYNRGLMVLWNKATPGAQQLMGLFSRAQTFVSTQQLESVHWVSETRFVSSHNDGSYAFWSPGSDSMLESSTPYGPFPCKAVTKILVYPTAELGELVLFSGGMQRASYGDRHTITVMAKGKHVVFDFTSKVIDFFTVFPKQEDGKDASDSPEALIVLAEEEIVAIDLNNPEWKMMALPYLVSLHASAVTCSQHVPNVPEELWENIIAAGKAQTEHLYSDKPWPIDGGIILNQKSENDKLKSRELLLTGHEDGTVRFWNASDVALTPLYKYNSSILFTGEHLDVLEQPPEDDEDEWPPFRKVGTFDPYSDDPRLAVKKVLLCPLSSTLVVAGTAGHIITTTISSEPVNKEIKAITMNIVNDRDGFVWKGHDRLPARTTSISFAVGFQPQSLLQLYPPAAVTALAMHSEWGLLAAGTAHGLAVFDYTRAKAVNVKCTLNPNDLSGAGDTPISRRKSFKKSLRESFRRLRKGRSQRRTNATSPTRNTTSEKKKETSSVASSPSGDLSPVELKPVERQVEARPVDDALGSMVRCLYFARSYIISMQNTTPTLWAGTNNGTVYVFTLAIPAGVRRTEEDVNCTLGKEIQLKHRAPVIAITILDGSSVPLPEPFEAEKGVSPGPDMASPHRVVIASEEQFKIFNLPSLKPYCKYKLTANEGSRVRKTGFAKFTCPIEPAGTHEETCLLCLSNLGDCLVLSVPELRRQLNAAVIKKEDINGISSLTFTKAGEALYLYSSSELQRISLSASKVTKAHCALNLPPNARSFPETNNEETQEQGVVEGTAETEGETSQRSQLTAVQRMIIENGVVGSTGGEESPKESSLQPAASTNDVNGDDDRQDLSSIGDITIDSVKDHLLNATSSEELHSRLAGLKMEVTSRTSEISTQNQSLVVKTTTVVSQTTNNTTANGEIETSQTNETQQMNSTTVEREIRSGTETTTTHATITLPPNVEISAADLANLEITTTTVTTEKSKAPLARPEEVGS; translated from the exons ACGGTGCAGCATGGGTTCCCAAACAAACCCACAGCCCTCGCATGGGATCCGAGTTTGCGGCTGATGATCATTGGCACGGCATCCGGCGCCATCAAGGT ATTCGGTAGGCCAGGTGTGGAATTCTATGGACAACACACCATCGAAAGTGGAGAGAATGCTGTCACAAAGATTGTTGCTCTGCCCAATGAG GGTCGCGTGGTTTCTCTCTGCGACGACAACTCTCTTCATTTATGGGAGATCAACGAAAGTTCGGTCGTGGAGACCAAGTCGCTATCGTTGGAGGGcaaattgaagaaaatctCGGCGATGTGTCTCGAATCAAGCGGCGAACATCTTCTTCTTGGAACGGAGGGCGGCAATATCTATCTTCTCAACTTGAAAACATTCGTAATGCCTGACAATATCATTTACCAGGATGTTGTGATGCAAAA CGTGCCAGACGATTACAAGAAGAATCCAGGAGCGGTCGAGGCGATAGCGGAACAACCAGGTCACCCAGACAATATTCTGATAGGTTACAATCGTGGTTTAATGGTTTTGTGGAACAAAGCGACTCCAGGAGCCCAACAG CTGATGGGTTTGTTTTCGCGTGCGCAGACATTCGTCTCCACGCAACAGCTGGAATCTGTCCACTGGGTCTCCGAGACCCGTTTTGTTTCCTCCCACAACGATGGATCCTATGCATTTTGGAGTCCAGGCAGCGACAGCATGTTGGAATCGAGTACACCCTATGGACCATTTCCCTGTAAAGCTGTTACTAAAATTCTTGTCTATCCGACGGCAGA ACTCGGAGaactcgttttattttcgGGTGGAATGCAACGTGCAAGTTACGGCGATCGTCATACTATTACCGTTATGGCGAAGGGAAAGCATGTTGTTTTTGACTTCACGTCAAAGGTGATCGACTTCTTCACTGTGTTTCCTAAACAAGAGGATGGAAAAGATGCATCTGATAGTCCAGAAGCGCTTATAGTTTTGGCCGAAGAAGAGATAGTAGCCATTGATTTGAATAATCCTGAATGGAAGATGATGGCATTACCGTATTTAGTATCTCTTCATGCAAGTGCG GTCACCTGTTCGCAACACGTCCCGAATGTTCCTGAGGAATTATGGGAGAACATCATCGCAGCTGGGAAAGCGCAAACGGAACATCTATACTCGGATAAACCATGGCCTATAGATGGTGGAATTATTTTGAATCAGAAATcggaaaatgataaattaaaaagcagAGAATTATTACTTACCGGCCACGAGGATGGAACCGTGAGATTTTGGAATGCGTCTGACGTTGCTTTAACACCTCTCTACAAGTACAATTCATCCATTCTGTTTACTGGCGAACATCTGGATGTTCTTGAACAACCACCGGAGGATGACGAGGACGAGTGGCCACCATTTAGAAAAGTTGGAACCTTTGATCCGTACTCCGATGATCCCAGACTTGCTGTGAAAAAAGTTTTGCTTTGTCCGCTGTCATCGACATTAGTGGTTGCTGGCACGGCTGGCCACATAATTACAACCACCATATCATCCGAACCTGTAAACAAGGAAATCAAAGCCATCACGATGAACATCGTAAATGATCGTGATGGATTTGTTTGGAAAGGCCATGATCGTCTCCCGGCGAGAACAACTAGTATATCTTTCGCAGTCGGTTTTCAACCACAAAGTCTTCTTCAATTATACCCGCCAGCTGCGGTTACAGCATTGGCTATGCATAGCGAGTGGGGATTACTTGCTGCAGGCACGGCTCATGGTTTAGCTGTTTTCGATTATACAAGAGCGAAAGCTGTCAACGTGAAGTGTACACTTAATCCAAAtg ATCTTTCCGGAGCAGGCGATACACCGATTTCTAGAAGAAAGTCGTTTAAGAAATCATTGAGGGAATCTTTTAGGAGATTACGAAAAGGAAGATCACAGCGTCGAACAAATGCCACTAGTCCAACCAGGAATACAACAtcagaaaagaagaaagaaac gTCCAGTGTTGCTTCTTCTCCGAGTGGTGACCTTTCGCCGGTGGAATTGAAGCCTGTGGAGAGACAAGTGGAAGCAAGACCTGTAGACGATGCACTGGGGTCAATGGTTCGATGTTTATATTTTGCTAGAAGTTACATTATAAGCA tgCAAAACACGACGCCTACGCTTTGGGCGGGTACCAATAACGGTACAGTTTATGTTTTCACGTTAGCAATTCCTGCTGGTGTTAGAAGAACAGAAGAGGATGTAAATTGTACATTAGGCAAAGAGATTCAGTTAAAGCACAGAGCACCTGTAATTGCAATTACAATTCTCGATGGGTCTAGCGTACCGTTGCCAGAACCATTCGAAGCTGAGAAAGGCGTAAGTCCTGGTCCCGATATGGCTTCTCCACACAGAGTTGTAATTGCTAGCGAAGAACAATTCAAAATCTTCAATCTTCCATCCTTGAAACCATATTGTAAATACAAACTTACTGCAAACGAGGGTTCACGAGTTAGAAAAACGGGTTTTGCAAAATTCACATGCCCAATCGAACCTGCAGGAACTCACGAAGAAACCTGTTTATTATGTTTGAGTAATCTTGGTGATTGTTTAGTGCTCAGTGTTCCCGAATTAAGAAGACAGCTTAATGCTGCTGTTATTAAGAAGGAAGATATTAA TGGAATTTCTTCGTTGACGTTCACAAAAGCTGGCGAAGCGCTATATTTGTATTCAAGTTCGGAACTGCAGCGAATTTCATTGTCTGCTAGTAAAGTGACAAAAGCGCACTGTGCGTTAAATTTACCACCGAATGCTAGATCATTTCCGGAAACTAACAACGAAGAAACCCAAGAACAAGGTGTGGTCGAAGGTACAGCAGAAACGGAAGGTGAAACATCGCAGAGAAGTCAACTAACTGCGGTACAAAGGATGATTATAGAGAATGGTGTGGTGGGTTCTA CCGGTGGTGAAGAATCTCCGAAAGAATCGTCTTTGCAACCCGCAGCAAGTACCAATGATGTGAACGGAGACGACGACCGTCAAGACTTAAGTTCTATTGGAGATATAACGATCGATAGCGTGAAAGACCATTTACT AAATGCAACGTCTTCCGAAGAACTTCATAGTCGTCTTGCAGGACTTAAAATGGAAGTGACTTCACGAACTTCAGAAATTTCCACTCAAAATCAATCCCTAGTTGTAAAAACAACAACCGTTGTTTCGCAAACAACCAACAATACTACCGCTAATGGAGAGATTGAAACAAGTCAGACAAATGAAACACAACAAATGAATA GCACTACGGTAGAAAGAGAGATACGCAGCGGTACTGAGACTACAACGACACACGCTACCATCACTCTACCTCCAAACGTCGAG atTAGTGCAGCTGACTTGGCAAACTTGGAGATAACAACAACTACAGTGACTACCGAAAAGTCGAAAGCTCCATTGGCAAGGCCTGAAGAAGTCGGTTCTTAG
- the LOC122569222 gene encoding lethal(2) giant larvae protein homolog 1 isoform X4 has translation MLKFIKGQQPTDRNCKRKKLQKDLFAFRKTVQHGFPNKPTALAWDPSLRLMIIGTASGAIKVFGRPGVEFYGQHTIESGENAVTKIVALPNEGRVVSLCDDNSLHLWEINESSVVETKSLSLEGKLKKISAMCLESSGEHLLLGTEGGNIYLLNLKTFVMPDNIIYQDVVMQNVPDDYKKNPGAVEAIAEQPGHPDNILIGYNRGLMVLWNKATPGAQQTFVSTQQLESVHWVSETRFVSSHNDGSYAFWSPGSDSMLESSTPYGPFPCKAVTKILVYPTAELGELVLFSGGMQRASYGDRHTITVMAKGKHVVFDFTSKVIDFFTVFPKQEDGKDASDSPEALIVLAEEEIVAIDLNNPEWKMMALPYLVSLHASAVTCSQHVPNVPEELWENIIAAGKAQTEHLYSDKPWPIDGGIILNQKSENDKLKSRELLLTGHEDGTVRFWNASDVALTPLYKYNSSILFTGEHLDVLEQPPEDDEDEWPPFRKVGTFDPYSDDPRLAVKKVLLCPLSSTLVVAGTAGHIITTTISSEPVNKEIKAITMNIVNDRDGFVWKGHDRLPARTTSISFAVGFQPQSLLQLYPPAAVTALAMHSEWGLLAAGTAHGLAVFDYTRAKAVNVKCTLNPNDLSGAGDTPISRRKSFKKSLRESFRRLRKGRSQRRTNATSPTRNTTSEKKKETSSVASSPSGDLSPVELKPVERQVEARPVDDALGSMVRCLYFARSYIISMQNTTPTLWAGTNNGTVYVFTLAIPAGVRRTEEDVNCTLGKEIQLKHRAPVIAITILDGSSVPLPEPFEAEKGVSPGPDMASPHRVVIASEEQFKIFNLPSLKPYCKYKLTANEGSRVRKTGFAKFTCPIEPAGTHEETCLLCLSNLGDCLVLSVPELRRQLNAAVIKKEDINGISSLTFTKAGEALYLYSSSELQRISLSASKVTKAHCALNLPPNARSFPETNNEETQEQGVVEGTAETEGETSQRSQLTAVQRMIIENGVVGSTGGEESPKESSLQPAASTNDVNGDDDRQDLSSIGDITIDSVKDHLLNSSLFRNATSSEELHSRLAGLKMEVTSRTSEISTQNQSLVVKTTTVVSQTTNNTTANGEIETSQTNETQQMNSTTVEREIRSGTETTTTHATITLPPNVEISAADLANLEITTTTVTTEKSKAPLARPEEVGS, from the exons ACGGTGCAGCATGGGTTCCCAAACAAACCCACAGCCCTCGCATGGGATCCGAGTTTGCGGCTGATGATCATTGGCACGGCATCCGGCGCCATCAAGGT ATTCGGTAGGCCAGGTGTGGAATTCTATGGACAACACACCATCGAAAGTGGAGAGAATGCTGTCACAAAGATTGTTGCTCTGCCCAATGAG GGTCGCGTGGTTTCTCTCTGCGACGACAACTCTCTTCATTTATGGGAGATCAACGAAAGTTCGGTCGTGGAGACCAAGTCGCTATCGTTGGAGGGcaaattgaagaaaatctCGGCGATGTGTCTCGAATCAAGCGGCGAACATCTTCTTCTTGGAACGGAGGGCGGCAATATCTATCTTCTCAACTTGAAAACATTCGTAATGCCTGACAATATCATTTACCAGGATGTTGTGATGCAAAA CGTGCCAGACGATTACAAGAAGAATCCAGGAGCGGTCGAGGCGATAGCGGAACAACCAGGTCACCCAGACAATATTCTGATAGGTTACAATCGTGGTTTAATGGTTTTGTGGAACAAAGCGACTCCAGGAGCCCAACAG ACATTCGTCTCCACGCAACAGCTGGAATCTGTCCACTGGGTCTCCGAGACCCGTTTTGTTTCCTCCCACAACGATGGATCCTATGCATTTTGGAGTCCAGGCAGCGACAGCATGTTGGAATCGAGTACACCCTATGGACCATTTCCCTGTAAAGCTGTTACTAAAATTCTTGTCTATCCGACGGCAGA ACTCGGAGaactcgttttattttcgGGTGGAATGCAACGTGCAAGTTACGGCGATCGTCATACTATTACCGTTATGGCGAAGGGAAAGCATGTTGTTTTTGACTTCACGTCAAAGGTGATCGACTTCTTCACTGTGTTTCCTAAACAAGAGGATGGAAAAGATGCATCTGATAGTCCAGAAGCGCTTATAGTTTTGGCCGAAGAAGAGATAGTAGCCATTGATTTGAATAATCCTGAATGGAAGATGATGGCATTACCGTATTTAGTATCTCTTCATGCAAGTGCG GTCACCTGTTCGCAACACGTCCCGAATGTTCCTGAGGAATTATGGGAGAACATCATCGCAGCTGGGAAAGCGCAAACGGAACATCTATACTCGGATAAACCATGGCCTATAGATGGTGGAATTATTTTGAATCAGAAATcggaaaatgataaattaaaaagcagAGAATTATTACTTACCGGCCACGAGGATGGAACCGTGAGATTTTGGAATGCGTCTGACGTTGCTTTAACACCTCTCTACAAGTACAATTCATCCATTCTGTTTACTGGCGAACATCTGGATGTTCTTGAACAACCACCGGAGGATGACGAGGACGAGTGGCCACCATTTAGAAAAGTTGGAACCTTTGATCCGTACTCCGATGATCCCAGACTTGCTGTGAAAAAAGTTTTGCTTTGTCCGCTGTCATCGACATTAGTGGTTGCTGGCACGGCTGGCCACATAATTACAACCACCATATCATCCGAACCTGTAAACAAGGAAATCAAAGCCATCACGATGAACATCGTAAATGATCGTGATGGATTTGTTTGGAAAGGCCATGATCGTCTCCCGGCGAGAACAACTAGTATATCTTTCGCAGTCGGTTTTCAACCACAAAGTCTTCTTCAATTATACCCGCCAGCTGCGGTTACAGCATTGGCTATGCATAGCGAGTGGGGATTACTTGCTGCAGGCACGGCTCATGGTTTAGCTGTTTTCGATTATACAAGAGCGAAAGCTGTCAACGTGAAGTGTACACTTAATCCAAAtg ATCTTTCCGGAGCAGGCGATACACCGATTTCTAGAAGAAAGTCGTTTAAGAAATCATTGAGGGAATCTTTTAGGAGATTACGAAAAGGAAGATCACAGCGTCGAACAAATGCCACTAGTCCAACCAGGAATACAACAtcagaaaagaagaaagaaac gTCCAGTGTTGCTTCTTCTCCGAGTGGTGACCTTTCGCCGGTGGAATTGAAGCCTGTGGAGAGACAAGTGGAAGCAAGACCTGTAGACGATGCACTGGGGTCAATGGTTCGATGTTTATATTTTGCTAGAAGTTACATTATAAGCA tgCAAAACACGACGCCTACGCTTTGGGCGGGTACCAATAACGGTACAGTTTATGTTTTCACGTTAGCAATTCCTGCTGGTGTTAGAAGAACAGAAGAGGATGTAAATTGTACATTAGGCAAAGAGATTCAGTTAAAGCACAGAGCACCTGTAATTGCAATTACAATTCTCGATGGGTCTAGCGTACCGTTGCCAGAACCATTCGAAGCTGAGAAAGGCGTAAGTCCTGGTCCCGATATGGCTTCTCCACACAGAGTTGTAATTGCTAGCGAAGAACAATTCAAAATCTTCAATCTTCCATCCTTGAAACCATATTGTAAATACAAACTTACTGCAAACGAGGGTTCACGAGTTAGAAAAACGGGTTTTGCAAAATTCACATGCCCAATCGAACCTGCAGGAACTCACGAAGAAACCTGTTTATTATGTTTGAGTAATCTTGGTGATTGTTTAGTGCTCAGTGTTCCCGAATTAAGAAGACAGCTTAATGCTGCTGTTATTAAGAAGGAAGATATTAA TGGAATTTCTTCGTTGACGTTCACAAAAGCTGGCGAAGCGCTATATTTGTATTCAAGTTCGGAACTGCAGCGAATTTCATTGTCTGCTAGTAAAGTGACAAAAGCGCACTGTGCGTTAAATTTACCACCGAATGCTAGATCATTTCCGGAAACTAACAACGAAGAAACCCAAGAACAAGGTGTGGTCGAAGGTACAGCAGAAACGGAAGGTGAAACATCGCAGAGAAGTCAACTAACTGCGGTACAAAGGATGATTATAGAGAATGGTGTGGTGGGTTCTA CCGGTGGTGAAGAATCTCCGAAAGAATCGTCTTTGCAACCCGCAGCAAGTACCAATGATGTGAACGGAGACGACGACCGTCAAGACTTAAGTTCTATTGGAGATATAACGATCGATAGCGTGAAAGACCATTTACT TAACAGTTCACTTTTCAGAAATGCAACGTCTTCCGAAGAACTTCATAGTCGTCTTGCAGGACTTAAAATGGAAGTGACTTCACGAACTTCAGAAATTTCCACTCAAAATCAATCCCTAGTTGTAAAAACAACAACCGTTGTTTCGCAAACAACCAACAATACTACCGCTAATGGAGAGATTGAAACAAGTCAGACAAATGAAACACAACAAATGAATA GCACTACGGTAGAAAGAGAGATACGCAGCGGTACTGAGACTACAACGACACACGCTACCATCACTCTACCTCCAAACGTCGAG atTAGTGCAGCTGACTTGGCAAACTTGGAGATAACAACAACTACAGTGACTACCGAAAAGTCGAAAGCTCCATTGGCAAGGCCTGAAGAAGTCGGTTCTTAG
- the LOC122569222 gene encoding lethal(2) giant larvae protein homolog 1 isoform X1 yields the protein MLKFIKGQQPTDRNCKRKKLQKDLFAFRKTVQHGFPNKPTALAWDPSLRLMIIGTASGAIKVFGRPGVEFYGQHTIESGENAVTKIVALPNEGRVVSLCDDNSLHLWEINESSVVETKSLSLEGKLKKISAMCLESSGEHLLLGTEGGNIYLLNLKTFVMPDNIIYQDVVMQNVPDDYKKNPGAVEAIAEQPGHPDNILIGYNRGLMVLWNKATPGAQQLMGLFSRAQTFVSTQQLESVHWVSETRFVSSHNDGSYAFWSPGSDSMLESSTPYGPFPCKAVTKILVYPTAELGELVLFSGGMQRASYGDRHTITVMAKGKHVVFDFTSKVIDFFTVFPKQEDGKDASDSPEALIVLAEEEIVAIDLNNPEWKMMALPYLVSLHASAVTCSQHVPNVPEELWENIIAAGKAQTEHLYSDKPWPIDGGIILNQKSENDKLKSRELLLTGHEDGTVRFWNASDVALTPLYKYNSSILFTGEHLDVLEQPPEDDEDEWPPFRKVGTFDPYSDDPRLAVKKVLLCPLSSTLVVAGTAGHIITTTISSEPVNKEIKAITMNIVNDRDGFVWKGHDRLPARTTSISFAVGFQPQSLLQLYPPAAVTALAMHSEWGLLAAGTAHGLAVFDYTRAKAVNVKCTLNPNDLSGAGDTPISRRKSFKKSLRESFRRLRKGRSQRRTNATSPTRNTTSEKKKETSSVASSPSGDLSPVELKPVERQVEARPVDDALGSMVRCLYFARSYIISMQNTTPTLWAGTNNGTVYVFTLAIPAGVRRTEEDVNCTLGKEIQLKHRAPVIAITILDGSSVPLPEPFEAEKGVSPGPDMASPHRVVIASEEQFKIFNLPSLKPYCKYKLTANEGSRVRKTGFAKFTCPIEPAGTHEETCLLCLSNLGDCLVLSVPELRRQLNAAVIKKEDINGISSLTFTKAGEALYLYSSSELQRISLSASKVTKAHCALNLPPNARSFPETNNEETQEQGVVEGTAETEGETSQRSQLTAVQRMIIENGVVGSTGGEESPKESSLQPAASTNDVNGDDDRQDLSSIGDITIDSVKDHLLNSSLFRNATSSEELHSRLAGLKMEVTSRTSEISTQNQSLVVKTTTVVSQTTNNTTANGEIETSQTNETQQMNSTTVEREIRSGTETTTTHATITLPPNVEISAADLANLEITTTTVTTEKSKAPLARPEEVGS from the exons ACGGTGCAGCATGGGTTCCCAAACAAACCCACAGCCCTCGCATGGGATCCGAGTTTGCGGCTGATGATCATTGGCACGGCATCCGGCGCCATCAAGGT ATTCGGTAGGCCAGGTGTGGAATTCTATGGACAACACACCATCGAAAGTGGAGAGAATGCTGTCACAAAGATTGTTGCTCTGCCCAATGAG GGTCGCGTGGTTTCTCTCTGCGACGACAACTCTCTTCATTTATGGGAGATCAACGAAAGTTCGGTCGTGGAGACCAAGTCGCTATCGTTGGAGGGcaaattgaagaaaatctCGGCGATGTGTCTCGAATCAAGCGGCGAACATCTTCTTCTTGGAACGGAGGGCGGCAATATCTATCTTCTCAACTTGAAAACATTCGTAATGCCTGACAATATCATTTACCAGGATGTTGTGATGCAAAA CGTGCCAGACGATTACAAGAAGAATCCAGGAGCGGTCGAGGCGATAGCGGAACAACCAGGTCACCCAGACAATATTCTGATAGGTTACAATCGTGGTTTAATGGTTTTGTGGAACAAAGCGACTCCAGGAGCCCAACAG CTGATGGGTTTGTTTTCGCGTGCGCAGACATTCGTCTCCACGCAACAGCTGGAATCTGTCCACTGGGTCTCCGAGACCCGTTTTGTTTCCTCCCACAACGATGGATCCTATGCATTTTGGAGTCCAGGCAGCGACAGCATGTTGGAATCGAGTACACCCTATGGACCATTTCCCTGTAAAGCTGTTACTAAAATTCTTGTCTATCCGACGGCAGA ACTCGGAGaactcgttttattttcgGGTGGAATGCAACGTGCAAGTTACGGCGATCGTCATACTATTACCGTTATGGCGAAGGGAAAGCATGTTGTTTTTGACTTCACGTCAAAGGTGATCGACTTCTTCACTGTGTTTCCTAAACAAGAGGATGGAAAAGATGCATCTGATAGTCCAGAAGCGCTTATAGTTTTGGCCGAAGAAGAGATAGTAGCCATTGATTTGAATAATCCTGAATGGAAGATGATGGCATTACCGTATTTAGTATCTCTTCATGCAAGTGCG GTCACCTGTTCGCAACACGTCCCGAATGTTCCTGAGGAATTATGGGAGAACATCATCGCAGCTGGGAAAGCGCAAACGGAACATCTATACTCGGATAAACCATGGCCTATAGATGGTGGAATTATTTTGAATCAGAAATcggaaaatgataaattaaaaagcagAGAATTATTACTTACCGGCCACGAGGATGGAACCGTGAGATTTTGGAATGCGTCTGACGTTGCTTTAACACCTCTCTACAAGTACAATTCATCCATTCTGTTTACTGGCGAACATCTGGATGTTCTTGAACAACCACCGGAGGATGACGAGGACGAGTGGCCACCATTTAGAAAAGTTGGAACCTTTGATCCGTACTCCGATGATCCCAGACTTGCTGTGAAAAAAGTTTTGCTTTGTCCGCTGTCATCGACATTAGTGGTTGCTGGCACGGCTGGCCACATAATTACAACCACCATATCATCCGAACCTGTAAACAAGGAAATCAAAGCCATCACGATGAACATCGTAAATGATCGTGATGGATTTGTTTGGAAAGGCCATGATCGTCTCCCGGCGAGAACAACTAGTATATCTTTCGCAGTCGGTTTTCAACCACAAAGTCTTCTTCAATTATACCCGCCAGCTGCGGTTACAGCATTGGCTATGCATAGCGAGTGGGGATTACTTGCTGCAGGCACGGCTCATGGTTTAGCTGTTTTCGATTATACAAGAGCGAAAGCTGTCAACGTGAAGTGTACACTTAATCCAAAtg ATCTTTCCGGAGCAGGCGATACACCGATTTCTAGAAGAAAGTCGTTTAAGAAATCATTGAGGGAATCTTTTAGGAGATTACGAAAAGGAAGATCACAGCGTCGAACAAATGCCACTAGTCCAACCAGGAATACAACAtcagaaaagaagaaagaaac gTCCAGTGTTGCTTCTTCTCCGAGTGGTGACCTTTCGCCGGTGGAATTGAAGCCTGTGGAGAGACAAGTGGAAGCAAGACCTGTAGACGATGCACTGGGGTCAATGGTTCGATGTTTATATTTTGCTAGAAGTTACATTATAAGCA tgCAAAACACGACGCCTACGCTTTGGGCGGGTACCAATAACGGTACAGTTTATGTTTTCACGTTAGCAATTCCTGCTGGTGTTAGAAGAACAGAAGAGGATGTAAATTGTACATTAGGCAAAGAGATTCAGTTAAAGCACAGAGCACCTGTAATTGCAATTACAATTCTCGATGGGTCTAGCGTACCGTTGCCAGAACCATTCGAAGCTGAGAAAGGCGTAAGTCCTGGTCCCGATATGGCTTCTCCACACAGAGTTGTAATTGCTAGCGAAGAACAATTCAAAATCTTCAATCTTCCATCCTTGAAACCATATTGTAAATACAAACTTACTGCAAACGAGGGTTCACGAGTTAGAAAAACGGGTTTTGCAAAATTCACATGCCCAATCGAACCTGCAGGAACTCACGAAGAAACCTGTTTATTATGTTTGAGTAATCTTGGTGATTGTTTAGTGCTCAGTGTTCCCGAATTAAGAAGACAGCTTAATGCTGCTGTTATTAAGAAGGAAGATATTAA TGGAATTTCTTCGTTGACGTTCACAAAAGCTGGCGAAGCGCTATATTTGTATTCAAGTTCGGAACTGCAGCGAATTTCATTGTCTGCTAGTAAAGTGACAAAAGCGCACTGTGCGTTAAATTTACCACCGAATGCTAGATCATTTCCGGAAACTAACAACGAAGAAACCCAAGAACAAGGTGTGGTCGAAGGTACAGCAGAAACGGAAGGTGAAACATCGCAGAGAAGTCAACTAACTGCGGTACAAAGGATGATTATAGAGAATGGTGTGGTGGGTTCTA CCGGTGGTGAAGAATCTCCGAAAGAATCGTCTTTGCAACCCGCAGCAAGTACCAATGATGTGAACGGAGACGACGACCGTCAAGACTTAAGTTCTATTGGAGATATAACGATCGATAGCGTGAAAGACCATTTACT TAACAGTTCACTTTTCAGAAATGCAACGTCTTCCGAAGAACTTCATAGTCGTCTTGCAGGACTTAAAATGGAAGTGACTTCACGAACTTCAGAAATTTCCACTCAAAATCAATCCCTAGTTGTAAAAACAACAACCGTTGTTTCGCAAACAACCAACAATACTACCGCTAATGGAGAGATTGAAACAAGTCAGACAAATGAAACACAACAAATGAATA GCACTACGGTAGAAAGAGAGATACGCAGCGGTACTGAGACTACAACGACACACGCTACCATCACTCTACCTCCAAACGTCGAG atTAGTGCAGCTGACTTGGCAAACTTGGAGATAACAACAACTACAGTGACTACCGAAAAGTCGAAAGCTCCATTGGCAAGGCCTGAAGAAGTCGGTTCTTAG